The window ACGTCCCGGTCCAGCTCGAGGTCGTGACACCGGTAGACCGCACCCATGCCTCCGCGGCCGAGGAGCTTCGCGACGCGGTAGCGATGCCCGATCTCGAACCCTTCCGGAAGCGTCGACGGTCCCGAGAAGGACGCGAGGCTGCTCGAAGGCGTGCGCCGGGAAATCCCGGGGCCCGAGGGAGCCCGTAACGGCGTCGTCCGGGCCGGCGCGATGGTGGGTGTCGCGGTCAGCCCCGCCGCTCCTGAGGGGGCGAGAGTCGCGCCCGACTCGTCGAGATTCTGGTGGCACTGCAGGCACGTTGGCGCCCCGTCGGGATTCGGGGTCTGACAGTGAGTGCAGAGCATCAGGATCAGCAGGGATGATACCCGGCGATGCGGTATCAGAGCGTCGCCGGCCGCCCCAGCAGGTAGCCCTGCCCGTACGTGACGCCGAGACGCTTGACGGCCTCGAGCTCTTCCTCGGTCTCGATCCCCTCGGCGACGGTCGCGGCGTCGATGCGCGAGGCCAGCCGGACGAGCATCTCGACGACGTCCCTCTTGATCGAGTCGTGGTGGAGGCCCGTCACGAGGTAGTTCGAGATCTTCAGGTAGTGCGGCTTCAGCTCCGCGATCGACTGCAGGGAGGCGTAGCCGGAGCCCGCGTCGTCGATCGCGATCTTGAACCCGAGCCCGCGCAGGACCTGGATGCTCTCGCGGAAGAGCTCGTAGTCGCGGATGGCGGCGCGCTCGGTGATCTCGAGGACGACTCCGCTCCGGATCGCGAGGAGCGGCTGCAGAACCTCGTGCCCGCGGAGCTTCAGGTCGTGGATGAGCTCGGTCTCCACGTTCACGAACAACTTGCCCTCGCGCTTGCCGTGGAAGCGCTCCGCCGAGAACTGCATGCAGATCTTCTCGAGAGCCCAGACCTGGTCCGACTTGAGCGCGTAGTCGAAGAGGACCTCCGGGTTCTCGAAGGGAGACTCGGCCGGCCCGCGGGAGAGGGCCTCGTGCGCGTAGACGCCGCCCGTCGCGAGATCCACGATCGGCTGGTACACGGTGCCGATCTGCCGGTGCACGAGGATGTCCTTGAACTGCTCGCGCAGGAGGGCGGCGCGCTCCCCTTCCTTCGTCGAGGCCATCGAGATCGCCTCGCGGAGCGACCGGTAGACGAGCCGCTCGAGGCGGACCTGCGGCCTGTGCAGCAGCTTCGACCACCCCACGAAGAGCGCGATTTTCCGCTGGATGCGGTCCCGGAACTTCTCGTTGAGCTGGGTCCGGAGCGACTCCTCGACCTGCCGCGCCTTGCGCTGGAGGCGCTCGAGAGCTTCCTCGCTCCGGAGGCCGGGCGGGATCGAGAGGAAGACGTAGAACTCGGAGCCCGACGGCCGGTTCACGGCGATGAGGTCCTCCGCCGAGAACAGCGTCCCGAGGAGGCGCTTCAGCGCACGGGACGCCTCGCGCAGGACGTCGTCGAAGACCTCCCAGCCGTAGAAGTCCTCGATGTGGGCGTAGTTCTCGAAGTCCACGAAGAGGACGCCGACTTCCTGGTCCACGAGGAGCCACTCGCGCAGCGCGTCCACGATCACGGGGATCGTCGGCAGGCCCGTGACGCTGTCGAAGAGGAGGTTGCGCGTCCGGACGTCGCCCGACTCCTTCGGCAGGAACGCCGACCGCGGGCCCTCGCGCGGCTCGAGGAGGCGCTCGACGGTCTCGAGGAGGTGCCGCTTCGTGAACGGCTTCGTGATGTAGTCGTCGGCGCCCACCTGCATGCCCGTGATGAGGTCCTTGATCTCGGACTTCACCGTGAGCATCACGATCGGGATCGAGGCGGTCTCCGGCAGGTTCTTGAGCGTCGCGCAGACCTCCCAGCCCGAAACCTCCGGCATCGTGACGTCGAGGAGGATCACGTCCGGCTGGACCGCCGCGGCCTGGTCGATCCCCTCCTTGCCGTTGCGCGCGACGACCGTCGAATACCCGGCGTTGCCGAGCAGGGTCTGGACGATGAGGAGGATGTCCTCGTCATCGTCGACGATCAGGACCTTTCGTTCGTTCACGGAGACCCGATCTTAAACGCCCGTCAGAAATCCACGTCCCAGGAGGCGTCCGCGGGCAGCGCCGCGAGAGCCTCGACCTCCACGCGGTCGACGCGCGCGACGCGCGACCCCTCGGCCAGCGCGGCCTCCAGGCGGTC is drawn from Acidobacteriota bacterium and contains these coding sequences:
- a CDS encoding EAL domain-containing protein; the protein is MNERKVLIVDDDEDILLIVQTLLGNAGYSTVVARNGKEGIDQAAAVQPDVILLDVTMPEVSGWEVCATLKNLPETASIPIVMLTVKSEIKDLITGMQVGADDYITKPFTKRHLLETVERLLEPREGPRSAFLPKESGDVRTRNLLFDSVTGLPTIPVIVDALREWLLVDQEVGVLFVDFENYAHIEDFYGWEVFDDVLREASRALKRLLGTLFSAEDLIAVNRPSGSEFYVFLSIPPGLRSEEALERLQRKARQVEESLRTQLNEKFRDRIQRKIALFVGWSKLLHRPQVRLERLVYRSLREAISMASTKEGERAALLREQFKDILVHRQIGTVYQPIVDLATGGVYAHEALSRGPAESPFENPEVLFDYALKSDQVWALEKICMQFSAERFHGKREGKLFVNVETELIHDLKLRGHEVLQPLLAIRSGVVLEITERAAIRDYELFRESIQVLRGLGFKIAIDDAGSGYASLQSIAELKPHYLKISNYLVTGLHHDSIKRDVVEMLVRLASRIDAATVAEGIETEEELEAVKRLGVTYGQGYLLGRPATL